In the genome of Notamacropus eugenii isolate mMacEug1 chromosome 5, mMacEug1.pri_v2, whole genome shotgun sequence, one region contains:
- the LOC140505232 gene encoding uncharacterized protein isoform X1 has translation MPGTSYVKRPIQSGHHNMLTTNQVAFPPPPSGQQVFPVRIGRRKAAPLEYQSYRGCLTSRDFRTVHKEAYDGWDPSNYQQPKPVCLQDELTNMIRNSNAKFEDSTVTKVSFSPPFKAIKVATGKQPTSIFRVPEVKFQDVTTNKQFFQNWGAQPRIHHGDVHDGTYLKPVLPFESQTTTKSSFMPTIAKKVKLFKPKISSIKIEGNHDFSTVYREAYRPLQLPICPPHTHLIQNQDTETTNRETTTQLT, from the exons ATGCCTGGGACCAGCTATGTGAAGAGACCTATCCAATCAG GTCATCACAACATGCTTACCACCAACCAGGtagccttccctcccccaccctctggACAGCAAGTTTTTCCAGTTCGCATTGGAAGAAGAAAAGCTGCGCCACTGGAATACCAGAGTTACAGAGGCTGCCTCACTAG CAGAGACTTTCGTACTGTGCATAAGGAAGCCTATGATGGCTGGGATCCAAGCAACTATCAGCAGCCAAAACCTGTGTGCCTGCAGGATGAGCTCACCAACATGATCAGGAACAGTAACGCCAAGTTTGAGGACTCCACGGTGACCAAG GTCTCTTTCTCACCACCCTTCAAAGCAATAAAAGTAGCCACAGGCAAGCAGCCCACCAGCATATTCAGAGTTCCTGAAGTGAAGTTTCAAGATGTCACCACCAACAAGCAATTCTTTCAGAACTGGGGAGCCCAACCCCGGATCCACCACGGAGATGTCCATGATGGGACCTACCTTAAGCCTGTC CTGCCATTTGAAAGCCAAACCACCACCAAGAGCTCTTTCATGCCTACAATTGCCAAAAAGGTGAAGTTATTCAAACCCAAAATCAGCAGTATCAAGATTGAGGGAAACCATGACTTCTCCACAGTGTACAGGGAGGCATATAG GCCACTTCAGTTGCCCATCTGTCCACCGCACACTCATCTGATCCAAAACCAGGACACAGAAACAACAAACAGAGAGACTACAACTCAACTCACCTGA
- the LOC140505232 gene encoding uncharacterized protein isoform X2 → MPGTSYVKRPIQSGHHNMLTTNQVAFPPPPSGQQVFPVRIGRRKAAPLEYQSYRGCLTSRDFRTVHKEAYDGWDPSNYQQPKPVCLQDELTNMIRNSNAKFEDSTVTKVSFSPPFKAIKVATGKQPTSIFRVPEVKFQDVTTNKQFFQNWGAQPRIHHGDVHDGTYLKPVLPFESQTTTKSSFMPTIAKKATSVAHLSTAHSSDPKPGHRNNKQRDYNSTHLSDLHLKRQSSVSFIPRK, encoded by the exons ATGCCTGGGACCAGCTATGTGAAGAGACCTATCCAATCAG GTCATCACAACATGCTTACCACCAACCAGGtagccttccctcccccaccctctggACAGCAAGTTTTTCCAGTTCGCATTGGAAGAAGAAAAGCTGCGCCACTGGAATACCAGAGTTACAGAGGCTGCCTCACTAG CAGAGACTTTCGTACTGTGCATAAGGAAGCCTATGATGGCTGGGATCCAAGCAACTATCAGCAGCCAAAACCTGTGTGCCTGCAGGATGAGCTCACCAACATGATCAGGAACAGTAACGCCAAGTTTGAGGACTCCACGGTGACCAAG GTCTCTTTCTCACCACCCTTCAAAGCAATAAAAGTAGCCACAGGCAAGCAGCCCACCAGCATATTCAGAGTTCCTGAAGTGAAGTTTCAAGATGTCACCACCAACAAGCAATTCTTTCAGAACTGGGGAGCCCAACCCCGGATCCACCACGGAGATGTCCATGATGGGACCTACCTTAAGCCTGTC CTGCCATTTGAAAGCCAAACCACCACCAAGAGCTCTTTCATGCCTACAATTGCCAAAAAG GCCACTTCAGTTGCCCATCTGTCCACCGCACACTCATCTGATCCAAAACCAGGACACAGAAACAACAAACAGAGAGACTACAACTCAACTCACCTGAGCGATCTGCACCTCAAGAGGCAGTCCTCTGTCAGTTTCATACCCAGAAAATAA